In Bacteriovorax sp. Seq25_V, the following are encoded in one genomic region:
- the nadE gene encoding NAD(+) synthase, giving the protein MQIYIHQTHHQIANFSEIFSYLKELSTSENFQGNIHLFPELFLCGYPLQDLCFQRDFIQGYHEFFEELKVWWQGLDRTENTSLLLGGLDYTFDDLGNPKYIENSIFELSSQAEMRKLYSKRLLPNYDIFDEAKYFKPGQEAALYQFNGKTFGLLICEDMWASDHYDVDPVSDLLKLCSGKEINGVFNLSASPFHIGKESSRIARVKQIYESFNVPYYYANRVGSEDEIVFDGGSFIFSEGTVSKKALSFKQDIISAEVQAAKVVDGSRPPVKLDHSWESLFTPRLEVKEEHLRIKELSDQECEEILHALNLGIQDYARKCGMKNFLVALSGGMDSALVIAMLGLFKQPDQTIEAVYMPGQFSATLSWEISQKICKNLNIKLTSLPIKFLHSTVRNQFRDTFTEMEGLADENIQSRLRGALIYARSNQTGAMVLNTSNKSELSVGYSTLYGDSVGAISPLGDLFKTEVFTLAKYINKKFGDIIPIEVIERPPSAELRENQEDSHSLPPYEILDTILEGHLSYSYSQQDLIDASLPAADVTKVYRLCKISEYKRFQFCPIIKLKAKSFGFGRRMPITKYI; this is encoded by the coding sequence CACCAAATAGCTAATTTTAGTGAAATATTTTCATATCTTAAGGAACTTTCGACCAGTGAAAACTTTCAGGGAAATATTCATCTTTTCCCGGAGCTTTTTCTTTGTGGCTACCCGCTCCAAGACCTTTGTTTTCAAAGAGATTTTATTCAGGGCTACCATGAGTTTTTTGAAGAGCTAAAAGTCTGGTGGCAGGGCTTAGATCGTACAGAAAATACCTCTCTCCTATTAGGAGGCTTAGACTACACATTCGACGACCTCGGCAACCCTAAGTATATCGAAAATTCAATTTTTGAGCTTTCGTCGCAAGCAGAAATGAGAAAGCTCTACTCAAAGAGACTTCTTCCAAACTACGACATTTTTGACGAAGCAAAGTATTTTAAGCCTGGCCAAGAGGCAGCTTTATATCAATTTAACGGAAAAACCTTTGGTCTTCTTATCTGTGAGGACATGTGGGCATCAGATCACTACGATGTTGACCCTGTCTCTGACCTACTCAAATTGTGTTCAGGTAAAGAGATCAATGGAGTATTCAATCTCTCGGCAAGCCCATTCCATATTGGCAAGGAATCTTCAAGAATTGCTCGTGTAAAGCAGATCTATGAAAGCTTCAACGTGCCTTATTACTATGCAAATCGCGTAGGAAGTGAAGACGAGATTGTTTTTGATGGTGGTAGTTTTATTTTCTCAGAAGGAACTGTTTCCAAAAAAGCACTTAGTTTCAAGCAAGATATCATCTCTGCCGAAGTTCAGGCCGCAAAAGTAGTTGATGGCTCGAGACCACCTGTAAAACTAGATCATTCTTGGGAGTCGTTATTCACGCCAAGACTTGAAGTCAAAGAAGAACACCTGAGAATAAAAGAACTCTCTGATCAGGAATGTGAGGAAATTCTCCATGCTCTCAATCTAGGAATTCAGGATTACGCAAGAAAATGTGGAATGAAGAACTTCCTCGTCGCCCTTTCAGGAGGGATGGACTCAGCACTAGTTATAGCAATGCTTGGTCTTTTCAAACAACCTGATCAAACAATTGAAGCGGTCTATATGCCAGGTCAGTTTTCAGCAACACTTAGTTGGGAGATATCTCAAAAAATCTGTAAAAATCTTAACATTAAGCTCACGAGTCTCCCGATCAAGTTTCTCCATAGCACAGTGAGAAACCAATTTCGCGACACATTCACTGAAATGGAAGGCCTTGCTGACGAGAATATTCAAAGTAGACTCCGTGGGGCATTAATTTATGCCAGATCAAACCAGACTGGTGCAATGGTTCTTAACACATCAAATAAGTCGGAGTTATCAGTGGGATACTCAACTCTTTACGGGGACAGTGTTGGGGCAATAAGCCCACTTGGAGACCTATTTAAAACCGAAGTTTTCACATTGGCAAAGTATATCAACAAGAAGTTTGGAGATATTATTCCAATTGAAGTAATCGAGCGCCCACCAAGTGCCGAACTTCGAGAAAACCAAGAAGATTCTCACTCTCTGCCACCATATGAAATTTTAGACACGATACTTGAAGGACACCTTTCATACAGCTATAGTCAACAAGACCTCATCGATGCTTCACTTCCTGCGGCGGACGTGACAAAAGTTTATAGACTTTGTAAAATTTCAGAGTATAAGAGATTTCAGTTTTGCCCAATTATTAAACTAAAGGCAAAAAGTTTTGGTTTTGGAAGAAGAATGCCGATAACAAAATATATATAA